A single Denticeps clupeoides chromosome 7, fDenClu1.1, whole genome shotgun sequence DNA region contains:
- the ca10b gene encoding carbonic anhydrase-related protein 10 isoform X2: MQKVWEIFTVLHAHLLITSAVPSFWGLVNSAWNLCAIGKRQSPVNIETSHMIFDPHLTTLRLSTRGRKVSGTMYNTGRHVSLRPDKAHLVNISGGPLSYSYRLEEIRLHFGSDDSQGSEHLLNGQPFPGEVQLIHYNHDLYLNYSEAAKSPNGIAVVSMFLKISDFSNAFLNRLLNRETITRITYKHDAYLLMGLNIEELYPETSRFITYEGSITIPPCLETATWILMNKPIYITRLQLQSLRLLSQNQPTQIFLSMSDNMRPAQALNQRCIRTNINFVPRSRSCPNNRMQRPQYRVNERLLK; the protein is encoded by the exons TTCCATCTTTCTGGGGACTGGTGAACTCCGCCTGGAACCTGTGTGCCATTGGCAAGAGGCAGTCACCTGTGAACATCGAGACCAGTCACATGATCTTCGATCCCCATCTCACCACTTTACGCCTTAGCACTCGAGGCCGGAAG GTCAGCGGGACGATGTACAACACTGGCCGACACGTGTCTCTCCGGCCGGACAAGGCGCACCTCGTGAACATCTCTGGAGGCCCGCTGAGCTACAGCTACCGGCTGGAGGAGATCAGATTGCATTTTGGCAGCGACGACAGCCAGGGCTCTGAGCACCTGCTCAATGGCCAACCTTTTCCTGGAGAG GTACAACTCATTCACTACAACCATGATCTTTATTTAAACTACAGCGAAGCTGCCAAGAGCCCCAATGGAATCGCAGTGGTATCAATGTTCCTGAAG ATATCAGACTTTTCAAATGCTTTTCTAAACCGCTTGCTGAACAGAGAGACGATTACGAGAATAACCTATAAAC ATGATGCATACCTACTCATGGGTCTGAACATAGAGGAGCTCTACCCAGAGACATCTCGATTCATCACATATGAGGGCTCCATCACCATCCCGCCGTGCCTTGAAACAGCCACCTGGATCCTGATGAACAAACCCATCTACATCACTCGACTGCAG TTGCAGTCTCTCCGTCTGCTCAGTCAGAACCAGCCGACTCAGATCTTCCTCAGCATGAGTGACAACATGCGTCCAGCCCAGGCCTTGAACCAGCGCTGCATTCGCACCAACATTAACTTTGTCCCGCGCAGCCGCAGCTGCCCCAACAACCGCATGCAGAGGCCGCAAtacagag TGAACGAGCGGCTTCTGAAGTAA
- the rpl23 gene encoding large ribosomal subunit protein uL14 produces MSKRGRGGSSGAKFRISLGLPVGAVINCADNTGAKNLYIISVKGIKGRLNRLPAAGVGDMVMATVKKGKPELRKKVHPAVVIRQRKSYRRKDGIFLYFEDNAGVIVNNKGEMKGSAITGPVAKECADLWPRIASNAGSIA; encoded by the exons ATGTCCAAGAGAG GACGTGGCGGGTCTTCTGGAGCCAAGTTCCGCATCTCGCTGGGCCTGCCGGTGGGCGCGGTGATCAACTGCGCGGACAACACAG GTGCCAAGAACCTGTACATCATTTCTGTCAAAGGCATCAAGGGGCGTCTGAACCGCCTGCCTGCTGCTGGCGTGGGTGACATGGTGATGGCTACCGTGAAGAAAGGCAAACCAGAGCTCAGGAAGAAGG tgcATCCTGCGGTGGTCATACGGCAGCGGAAGTCGTATCGACGAAAAGATGGCATTTTTCTGTACTTTGAAGACAATGCGGGTGTTATAGTGAATAACAAAGGCGAGATGAAAG GTTCAGCCATCACAGGACCTGTTGCTAAGGAGTGCGCCGACCTGTGGCCCAGGATTGCCTCTAACGCAGGCAGCATTGCGTAA
- the LOC114794924 gene encoding von Willebrand factor C domain-containing protein 2-like — protein sequence MRSGRALCVSLALLCVAPRAAPESSSRSEPGEYEFGDYRGKWCVDDQGFVYGVGEVYRPGRAACPCTCTEDGPVCVRPKCPRIHPRCTRVAFRSCCPVCEAVSKVCLYGGKTYRLLEEFKLSPCERCRCEANREVYCTISECPALHCVNPTFEPNHCCPVCKSGPNCFAGNRVIPAGERVDVDERMVCFCTYRDGTWQTHPHATCEPRQQPDNGPGGTEESTQQIEEQEKKEKGRVFSPRLEFIP from the exons ATGCGCTCCGGCCGCGCGCTCTGCGTGTCGCTCGCGCTCCTGTGCGTCGCCCCGCGCGCCGCGCCGGAGTCCTCGTCCAGGAGCGAGCCGGGCGAGTACGAGTTCGGCGACTACCGCGGCAAGTGGTGCGTCGACGACCAGGGCTTCGTGTACGGCGTCGGCGAGGTGTACCGCCCCGGCCGCGCCGCCTGCCCGTGCACCTGCACCGAGGACGGGCCGGTGTGCGTCCGGCCGAAGTGCCCGCGCATCCACCCGCGCTGCACCCGCGTCGCCTTCAGGTCCTGCTGCCCGGTGTGCGAAGCGGTCAGCAAAGTGTGCCTGTACGGGGGCAAAACTTACCGGCTGCTGGAGGAATTCAAG TTGTCCCCGTGTGAGCGATGCCGCTGTGAAGCCAACAGAGAGGTGTACTGCACCATATCCGAATGTCCTGCCCTCCACTGCGTGAACCCCACATTCGAACCCAACCACTGCTGTCCCGTATGCAAGAGTG GACCGAACTGCTTTGCGGGAAACCGCGTGATCCCAGCCGGGGAGCGGGTGGACGTGGACGAGCGGATGGTGTGCTTCTGCACTTATCGAGATGGCACGTGGCAAACACACCCGCATGCCACCTGCGAGCCGCGCCAGCAGCCTGACAATGGGCCTGGTGGAACCGAGGAGTCAACCCAGCAGATCgaggagcaggagaagaaggagaagggaAGAGTGTTCTCACCCAGGCTGGAGTTCATTCCATGA
- the smarce1 gene encoding SWI/SNF-related matrix-associated actin-dependent regulator of chromatin subfamily E member 1 isoform X5 has product MSKRPSYAPPPAPAPATNSSGITVPKPPKPPDKPLMPYMRYSRKVSRKVWDQVKASNPDLKLWEIGKIIGGMWRDLTDEEKQDYLNEYEAEKIEYNDSLKAYHNSPAYLAYVNAKNRAEAAMEEESRQRQSRLDKGEPYMSIQPAEDPDDYDDGFSIKHTAAARFQRNHRLISDILSEIVVPDVRSVVTTARMQVLKRQVQSLMVHQRKLEAELLQIEDRHQDKKRRFLETTDSFNTELKRLCGLKVEVDMEKLAAEMAAAEEAARRRAEEREKEAAEQAEKAAQDELQATSAQPSAEQSSDGKENQDKPTPMDTDEAHTEAAEGQAEADGDASATPEKPAPPEPSEGAKNEGASNCTTPSDSSSRPPGESTPPEPSLDERPAAPLQ; this is encoded by the exons ATGTCAA AGCGACCCTCCTATGCCCCTCCCCCCGCCCCAGCCCCTGCCACA AATTCCTCAGGGATCACTGTTCCCAAGCCACCCAAACCGCCAGACAAGCCTCTGATGCCATATATGCGGTACAGCCGGAAGGTAAGCAGGAAG GTTTGGGACCAAGTGAAAGCTTCTAACCCTGATCTGAAGTTGTGGGAGATTGGAAAAATTATTGGAGGCATGTGGAGAGACCTCACAGATGAGGAGAAGCAGGACTACTTGAATGAGTATGAAGCTGAAAAA ATTGAATACAATGACTCACTGAAGGCCTACCACAACTCCCCAGCCTATCTGGCCTATGTCAATGCCAAGAACCGGGCTGAGGCAGCTATGGAAGAGGAAAGCCGGCAGCGCCAGTCTCGCCTCGACAAGGGCGAGCCATACATGAGCATCCAGCCTGCTGAGGACCCAGATG ACTATGATGATGGGTTCTCAATTAAGCACACCGCTGCCGCTCGTTTCCAAAGGAACCACCGCCTCATCAGTGATATCTTAAGTGAAATTGTGGTACCTGATGTGCGCTCTGTTGTGACCACTGCTCGCATGCAGGTTCTGAAACGTCAGGTCCAGTCACTTATGGTGCATCAG AGGAAGCTTGAAGCTGAGCTGTTACAGATTGAGGACAGACACCAGGATAAGAAGCGAAGGTTTCTGGAGACCACAGACTCCTTCAATACCGAACTCAAGCGG CTGTGCGGTCTAAAGGTGGAGGTGGATATGGAGAAGCTGGCAGCTGAAATGGCTGCAGCAGAGGAAGCAGCACGTCGGCgggcagaggagagagagaaggaggcagCAGAGCAGGCAGAGAAAGCTGCACAGGATGAGCTGCAGGCAACAAGTGCCCAGCCCAGTGCTGAGCAGAGCTCTGATGGCAAAGAGAACCAGGACAAGCCCACTCCAATGGATACAG ATGAGGCCCACACAGAGGCTGCAGAGGGCCAGGCGGAGGCGGATGGAGATGCATCTGCTACCCCTGAGAAACCAGCCCCCCCAGAACCATCAGAAGGGGCCAAAAATGAGGGAGCCAGTAACTGCACCACCCCATCTGACAGCAGTTCCAGGCCTCCTGGAGAATCCACGCCCCCTGAACCTTCTCTAGACGAGCGACCTGCTGCCCCTCTTCAATAA
- the smarce1 gene encoding SWI/SNF-related matrix-associated actin-dependent regulator of chromatin subfamily E member 1 isoform X6 — protein MSKRPSYAPPPAPAPATNSSGITVPKPPKPPDKPLMPYMRYSRKVWDQVKASNPDLKLWEIGKIIGGMWRDLTDEEKQDYLNEYEAEKIEYNDSLKAYHNSPAYLAYVNAKNRAEAAMEEESRQRQSRLDKGEPYMSIQPAEDPDDYDDGFSIKHTAAARFQRNHRLISDILSEIVVPDVRSVVTTARMQVLKRQVQSLMVHQRKLEAELLQIEDRHQDKKRRFLETTDSFNTELKRLCGLKVEVDMEKLAAEMAAAEEAARRRAEEREKEAAEQAEKAAQDELQATSAQPSAEQSSDGKENQDKPTPMDTDEAHTEAAEGQAEADGDASATPEKPAPPEPSEGAKNEGASNCTTPSDSSSRPPGESTPPEPSLDERPAAPLQ, from the exons ATGTCAA AGCGACCCTCCTATGCCCCTCCCCCCGCCCCAGCCCCTGCCACA AATTCCTCAGGGATCACTGTTCCCAAGCCACCCAAACCGCCAGACAAGCCTCTGATGCCATATATGCGGTACAGCCGGAAG GTTTGGGACCAAGTGAAAGCTTCTAACCCTGATCTGAAGTTGTGGGAGATTGGAAAAATTATTGGAGGCATGTGGAGAGACCTCACAGATGAGGAGAAGCAGGACTACTTGAATGAGTATGAAGCTGAAAAA ATTGAATACAATGACTCACTGAAGGCCTACCACAACTCCCCAGCCTATCTGGCCTATGTCAATGCCAAGAACCGGGCTGAGGCAGCTATGGAAGAGGAAAGCCGGCAGCGCCAGTCTCGCCTCGACAAGGGCGAGCCATACATGAGCATCCAGCCTGCTGAGGACCCAGATG ACTATGATGATGGGTTCTCAATTAAGCACACCGCTGCCGCTCGTTTCCAAAGGAACCACCGCCTCATCAGTGATATCTTAAGTGAAATTGTGGTACCTGATGTGCGCTCTGTTGTGACCACTGCTCGCATGCAGGTTCTGAAACGTCAGGTCCAGTCACTTATGGTGCATCAG AGGAAGCTTGAAGCTGAGCTGTTACAGATTGAGGACAGACACCAGGATAAGAAGCGAAGGTTTCTGGAGACCACAGACTCCTTCAATACCGAACTCAAGCGG CTGTGCGGTCTAAAGGTGGAGGTGGATATGGAGAAGCTGGCAGCTGAAATGGCTGCAGCAGAGGAAGCAGCACGTCGGCgggcagaggagagagagaaggaggcagCAGAGCAGGCAGAGAAAGCTGCACAGGATGAGCTGCAGGCAACAAGTGCCCAGCCCAGTGCTGAGCAGAGCTCTGATGGCAAAGAGAACCAGGACAAGCCCACTCCAATGGATACAG ATGAGGCCCACACAGAGGCTGCAGAGGGCCAGGCGGAGGCGGATGGAGATGCATCTGCTACCCCTGAGAAACCAGCCCCCCCAGAACCATCAGAAGGGGCCAAAAATGAGGGAGCCAGTAACTGCACCACCCCATCTGACAGCAGTTCCAGGCCTCCTGGAGAATCCACGCCCCCTGAACCTTCTCTAGACGAGCGACCTGCTGCCCCTCTTCAATAA
- the smarce1 gene encoding SWI/SNF-related matrix-associated actin-dependent regulator of chromatin subfamily E member 1 isoform X4 produces MSKRPSYAPPPAPAPATQMPTTPGFVGYNPYSHLAYNNYRLGGNPGGNNRNSSGITVPKPPKPPDKPLMPYMRYSRKVWDQVKASNPDLKLWEIGKIIGGMWRDLTDEEKQDYLNEYEAEKIEYNDSLKAYHNSPAYLAYVNAKNRAEAAMEEESRQRQSRLDKGEPYMSIQPAEDPDDYDDGFSIKHTAAARFQRNHRLISDILSEIVVPDVRSVVTTARMQVLKRQVQSLMVHQRKLEAELLQIEDRHQDKKRRFLETTDSFNTELKRLCGLKVEVDMEKLAAEMAAAEEAARRRAEEREKEAAEQAEKAAQDELQATSAQPSAEQSSDGKENQDKPTPMDTDEAHTEAAEGQAEADGDASATPEKPAPPEPSEGAKNEGASNCTTPSDSSSRPPGESTPPEPSLDERPAAPLQ; encoded by the exons ATGTCAA AGCGACCCTCCTATGCCCCTCCCCCCGCCCCAGCCCCTGCCACA CAAATGCCCACCACCCCTGGCTTTGTGGGATACAACCCATACAGCCATCTGGCCTACAACAACTACAGGTTGGGAGGGAACCCCGGCGGAAACAACAGG AATTCCTCAGGGATCACTGTTCCCAAGCCACCCAAACCGCCAGACAAGCCTCTGATGCCATATATGCGGTACAGCCGGAAG GTTTGGGACCAAGTGAAAGCTTCTAACCCTGATCTGAAGTTGTGGGAGATTGGAAAAATTATTGGAGGCATGTGGAGAGACCTCACAGATGAGGAGAAGCAGGACTACTTGAATGAGTATGAAGCTGAAAAA ATTGAATACAATGACTCACTGAAGGCCTACCACAACTCCCCAGCCTATCTGGCCTATGTCAATGCCAAGAACCGGGCTGAGGCAGCTATGGAAGAGGAAAGCCGGCAGCGCCAGTCTCGCCTCGACAAGGGCGAGCCATACATGAGCATCCAGCCTGCTGAGGACCCAGATG ACTATGATGATGGGTTCTCAATTAAGCACACCGCTGCCGCTCGTTTCCAAAGGAACCACCGCCTCATCAGTGATATCTTAAGTGAAATTGTGGTACCTGATGTGCGCTCTGTTGTGACCACTGCTCGCATGCAGGTTCTGAAACGTCAGGTCCAGTCACTTATGGTGCATCAG AGGAAGCTTGAAGCTGAGCTGTTACAGATTGAGGACAGACACCAGGATAAGAAGCGAAGGTTTCTGGAGACCACAGACTCCTTCAATACCGAACTCAAGCGG CTGTGCGGTCTAAAGGTGGAGGTGGATATGGAGAAGCTGGCAGCTGAAATGGCTGCAGCAGAGGAAGCAGCACGTCGGCgggcagaggagagagagaaggaggcagCAGAGCAGGCAGAGAAAGCTGCACAGGATGAGCTGCAGGCAACAAGTGCCCAGCCCAGTGCTGAGCAGAGCTCTGATGGCAAAGAGAACCAGGACAAGCCCACTCCAATGGATACAG ATGAGGCCCACACAGAGGCTGCAGAGGGCCAGGCGGAGGCGGATGGAGATGCATCTGCTACCCCTGAGAAACCAGCCCCCCCAGAACCATCAGAAGGGGCCAAAAATGAGGGAGCCAGTAACTGCACCACCCCATCTGACAGCAGTTCCAGGCCTCCTGGAGAATCCACGCCCCCTGAACCTTCTCTAGACGAGCGACCTGCTGCCCCTCTTCAATAA
- the smarce1 gene encoding SWI/SNF-related matrix-associated actin-dependent regulator of chromatin subfamily E member 1 isoform X2 — protein MSKRPSYAPPPAPAPATQMPTTPGFVGYNPYSHLAYNNYRLGGNPGGNNRNSSGITVPKPPKPPDKPLMPYMRYSRKVSRKVWDQVKASNPDLKLWEIGKIIGGMWRDLTDEEKQDYLNEYEAEKIEYNDSLKAYHNSPAYLAYVNAKNRAEAAMEEESRQRQSRLDKGEPYMSIQPAEDPDDYDDGFSIKHTAAARFQRNHRLISDILSEIVVPDVRSVVTTARMQVLKRQVQSLMVHQRKLEAELLQIEDRHQDKKRRFLETTDSFNTELKRLCGLKVEVDMEKLAAEMAAAEEAARRRAEEREKEAAEQAEKAAQDELQATSAQPSAEQSSDGKENQDKPTPMDTDEAHTEAAEGQAEADGDASATPEKPAPPEPSEGAKNEGASNCTTPSDSSSRPPGESTPPEPSLDERPAAPLQ, from the exons ATGTCAA AGCGACCCTCCTATGCCCCTCCCCCCGCCCCAGCCCCTGCCACA CAAATGCCCACCACCCCTGGCTTTGTGGGATACAACCCATACAGCCATCTGGCCTACAACAACTACAGGTTGGGAGGGAACCCCGGCGGAAACAACAGG AATTCCTCAGGGATCACTGTTCCCAAGCCACCCAAACCGCCAGACAAGCCTCTGATGCCATATATGCGGTACAGCCGGAAGGTAAGCAGGAAG GTTTGGGACCAAGTGAAAGCTTCTAACCCTGATCTGAAGTTGTGGGAGATTGGAAAAATTATTGGAGGCATGTGGAGAGACCTCACAGATGAGGAGAAGCAGGACTACTTGAATGAGTATGAAGCTGAAAAA ATTGAATACAATGACTCACTGAAGGCCTACCACAACTCCCCAGCCTATCTGGCCTATGTCAATGCCAAGAACCGGGCTGAGGCAGCTATGGAAGAGGAAAGCCGGCAGCGCCAGTCTCGCCTCGACAAGGGCGAGCCATACATGAGCATCCAGCCTGCTGAGGACCCAGATG ACTATGATGATGGGTTCTCAATTAAGCACACCGCTGCCGCTCGTTTCCAAAGGAACCACCGCCTCATCAGTGATATCTTAAGTGAAATTGTGGTACCTGATGTGCGCTCTGTTGTGACCACTGCTCGCATGCAGGTTCTGAAACGTCAGGTCCAGTCACTTATGGTGCATCAG AGGAAGCTTGAAGCTGAGCTGTTACAGATTGAGGACAGACACCAGGATAAGAAGCGAAGGTTTCTGGAGACCACAGACTCCTTCAATACCGAACTCAAGCGG CTGTGCGGTCTAAAGGTGGAGGTGGATATGGAGAAGCTGGCAGCTGAAATGGCTGCAGCAGAGGAAGCAGCACGTCGGCgggcagaggagagagagaaggaggcagCAGAGCAGGCAGAGAAAGCTGCACAGGATGAGCTGCAGGCAACAAGTGCCCAGCCCAGTGCTGAGCAGAGCTCTGATGGCAAAGAGAACCAGGACAAGCCCACTCCAATGGATACAG ATGAGGCCCACACAGAGGCTGCAGAGGGCCAGGCGGAGGCGGATGGAGATGCATCTGCTACCCCTGAGAAACCAGCCCCCCCAGAACCATCAGAAGGGGCCAAAAATGAGGGAGCCAGTAACTGCACCACCCCATCTGACAGCAGTTCCAGGCCTCCTGGAGAATCCACGCCCCCTGAACCTTCTCTAGACGAGCGACCTGCTGCCCCTCTTCAATAA
- the smarce1 gene encoding SWI/SNF-related matrix-associated actin-dependent regulator of chromatin subfamily E member 1 isoform X3 codes for MSKRPSYAPPPAPAPATQMPTTPGFVGYNPYSHLAYNNYRLGGNPGGNNRVMNSSGITVPKPPKPPDKPLMPYMRYSRKVWDQVKASNPDLKLWEIGKIIGGMWRDLTDEEKQDYLNEYEAEKIEYNDSLKAYHNSPAYLAYVNAKNRAEAAMEEESRQRQSRLDKGEPYMSIQPAEDPDDYDDGFSIKHTAAARFQRNHRLISDILSEIVVPDVRSVVTTARMQVLKRQVQSLMVHQRKLEAELLQIEDRHQDKKRRFLETTDSFNTELKRLCGLKVEVDMEKLAAEMAAAEEAARRRAEEREKEAAEQAEKAAQDELQATSAQPSAEQSSDGKENQDKPTPMDTDEAHTEAAEGQAEADGDASATPEKPAPPEPSEGAKNEGASNCTTPSDSSSRPPGESTPPEPSLDERPAAPLQ; via the exons ATGTCAA AGCGACCCTCCTATGCCCCTCCCCCCGCCCCAGCCCCTGCCACA CAAATGCCCACCACCCCTGGCTTTGTGGGATACAACCCATACAGCCATCTGGCCTACAACAACTACAGGTTGGGAGGGAACCCCGGCGGAAACAACAGGGTAATG AATTCCTCAGGGATCACTGTTCCCAAGCCACCCAAACCGCCAGACAAGCCTCTGATGCCATATATGCGGTACAGCCGGAAG GTTTGGGACCAAGTGAAAGCTTCTAACCCTGATCTGAAGTTGTGGGAGATTGGAAAAATTATTGGAGGCATGTGGAGAGACCTCACAGATGAGGAGAAGCAGGACTACTTGAATGAGTATGAAGCTGAAAAA ATTGAATACAATGACTCACTGAAGGCCTACCACAACTCCCCAGCCTATCTGGCCTATGTCAATGCCAAGAACCGGGCTGAGGCAGCTATGGAAGAGGAAAGCCGGCAGCGCCAGTCTCGCCTCGACAAGGGCGAGCCATACATGAGCATCCAGCCTGCTGAGGACCCAGATG ACTATGATGATGGGTTCTCAATTAAGCACACCGCTGCCGCTCGTTTCCAAAGGAACCACCGCCTCATCAGTGATATCTTAAGTGAAATTGTGGTACCTGATGTGCGCTCTGTTGTGACCACTGCTCGCATGCAGGTTCTGAAACGTCAGGTCCAGTCACTTATGGTGCATCAG AGGAAGCTTGAAGCTGAGCTGTTACAGATTGAGGACAGACACCAGGATAAGAAGCGAAGGTTTCTGGAGACCACAGACTCCTTCAATACCGAACTCAAGCGG CTGTGCGGTCTAAAGGTGGAGGTGGATATGGAGAAGCTGGCAGCTGAAATGGCTGCAGCAGAGGAAGCAGCACGTCGGCgggcagaggagagagagaaggaggcagCAGAGCAGGCAGAGAAAGCTGCACAGGATGAGCTGCAGGCAACAAGTGCCCAGCCCAGTGCTGAGCAGAGCTCTGATGGCAAAGAGAACCAGGACAAGCCCACTCCAATGGATACAG ATGAGGCCCACACAGAGGCTGCAGAGGGCCAGGCGGAGGCGGATGGAGATGCATCTGCTACCCCTGAGAAACCAGCCCCCCCAGAACCATCAGAAGGGGCCAAAAATGAGGGAGCCAGTAACTGCACCACCCCATCTGACAGCAGTTCCAGGCCTCCTGGAGAATCCACGCCCCCTGAACCTTCTCTAGACGAGCGACCTGCTGCCCCTCTTCAATAA
- the smarce1 gene encoding SWI/SNF-related matrix-associated actin-dependent regulator of chromatin subfamily E member 1 isoform X1: MSKRPSYAPPPAPAPATQMPTTPGFVGYNPYSHLAYNNYRLGGNPGGNNRVMNSSGITVPKPPKPPDKPLMPYMRYSRKVSRKVWDQVKASNPDLKLWEIGKIIGGMWRDLTDEEKQDYLNEYEAEKIEYNDSLKAYHNSPAYLAYVNAKNRAEAAMEEESRQRQSRLDKGEPYMSIQPAEDPDDYDDGFSIKHTAAARFQRNHRLISDILSEIVVPDVRSVVTTARMQVLKRQVQSLMVHQRKLEAELLQIEDRHQDKKRRFLETTDSFNTELKRLCGLKVEVDMEKLAAEMAAAEEAARRRAEEREKEAAEQAEKAAQDELQATSAQPSAEQSSDGKENQDKPTPMDTDEAHTEAAEGQAEADGDASATPEKPAPPEPSEGAKNEGASNCTTPSDSSSRPPGESTPPEPSLDERPAAPLQ; encoded by the exons ATGTCAA AGCGACCCTCCTATGCCCCTCCCCCCGCCCCAGCCCCTGCCACA CAAATGCCCACCACCCCTGGCTTTGTGGGATACAACCCATACAGCCATCTGGCCTACAACAACTACAGGTTGGGAGGGAACCCCGGCGGAAACAACAGGGTAATG AATTCCTCAGGGATCACTGTTCCCAAGCCACCCAAACCGCCAGACAAGCCTCTGATGCCATATATGCGGTACAGCCGGAAGGTAAGCAGGAAG GTTTGGGACCAAGTGAAAGCTTCTAACCCTGATCTGAAGTTGTGGGAGATTGGAAAAATTATTGGAGGCATGTGGAGAGACCTCACAGATGAGGAGAAGCAGGACTACTTGAATGAGTATGAAGCTGAAAAA ATTGAATACAATGACTCACTGAAGGCCTACCACAACTCCCCAGCCTATCTGGCCTATGTCAATGCCAAGAACCGGGCTGAGGCAGCTATGGAAGAGGAAAGCCGGCAGCGCCAGTCTCGCCTCGACAAGGGCGAGCCATACATGAGCATCCAGCCTGCTGAGGACCCAGATG ACTATGATGATGGGTTCTCAATTAAGCACACCGCTGCCGCTCGTTTCCAAAGGAACCACCGCCTCATCAGTGATATCTTAAGTGAAATTGTGGTACCTGATGTGCGCTCTGTTGTGACCACTGCTCGCATGCAGGTTCTGAAACGTCAGGTCCAGTCACTTATGGTGCATCAG AGGAAGCTTGAAGCTGAGCTGTTACAGATTGAGGACAGACACCAGGATAAGAAGCGAAGGTTTCTGGAGACCACAGACTCCTTCAATACCGAACTCAAGCGG CTGTGCGGTCTAAAGGTGGAGGTGGATATGGAGAAGCTGGCAGCTGAAATGGCTGCAGCAGAGGAAGCAGCACGTCGGCgggcagaggagagagagaaggaggcagCAGAGCAGGCAGAGAAAGCTGCACAGGATGAGCTGCAGGCAACAAGTGCCCAGCCCAGTGCTGAGCAGAGCTCTGATGGCAAAGAGAACCAGGACAAGCCCACTCCAATGGATACAG ATGAGGCCCACACAGAGGCTGCAGAGGGCCAGGCGGAGGCGGATGGAGATGCATCTGCTACCCCTGAGAAACCAGCCCCCCCAGAACCATCAGAAGGGGCCAAAAATGAGGGAGCCAGTAACTGCACCACCCCATCTGACAGCAGTTCCAGGCCTCCTGGAGAATCCACGCCCCCTGAACCTTCTCTAGACGAGCGACCTGCTGCCCCTCTTCAATAA
- the dnaaf19 gene encoding dynein axonemal assembly factor 19: MDASEFTIKFSALQRELDSAIEADQKYQRENNAKFRALDQRVGSYEEFRDIVLASHLKPLDKKDKADATRKQTWNSLACSSEEQEWKTCESLEARITDFHPKTASEFIRDWRRLEASVTEKFNILLSLGGDVLCTIFSTEIGFGLLGDFMLILNQAFQFEDYKTVAGVLQGLSRTSRFSLNLSLLSQTEEAACKELFQKLQDSRNSGVNKGDNLVDETVGEDSSADELDYLMNVYGVQADCS, translated from the exons ATGGATGCCTCAGAGTTCACCATCAAATTCTCTGCGCTGCAGAGGGAGTTGGACTCCGCGATTGAAGCAGACCAGAAGTACCAGCGCGAAAATAACGCCAAGTTCCGTGCACTGGATCAGAGAGTAGGCAGCTATGAGGAGTTTCG GGATATTGTATTAGCATCCCATCTGAAACCCTTGGACAAAAAAGACAAGGCTGACGCTACTCGCAAACAGACCTGGAACTCCTTGGCATGCTCTTCCGAGGAACAAGAATGGAAAACCTGTGAATCACTCGAG GCCCGGATTACAGACTTCCACCCAAAGACCGCATCCGAGTTCATTCGGGACTGGCGCAGGTTGGAGGCGAGTGTGACAGAGAAGTTCAACATCCTGCTATCTCTGGGTGGGGACGTCTTGTGCACTATATTCAGCACAGAGATTGGCTTTGGTTTGCTTGGGGACTTTATGTTGATCCTCAATCAGGCCTTCCAGTTTGAAGATTACAAAACAGTTGCAGGGGTGTTGCAAGGTCTTTCGAGGACCTCACGTTTCAGCCTGAACTTATCCCTCCTGAGCCAAACTGAGGAGGCTGCATGTAAGGAGCTTTTCCAAAAGCTCCAGGATTCACGAAATTCCGGAGTTAATAAAGGAGACAACTTGGTTGATGAAACAGTAGGAGAAGACAGCTCTGCTGATGAGCTGGATTATTTAATGAATGTGTATGGGGTCCAGGCTGATTGTTCATAA